In Streptomyces alboniger, the following are encoded in one genomic region:
- a CDS encoding beta-ketoacyl synthase N-terminal-like domain-containing protein yields the protein MSEHAGWPIAGTGAVASIGRTPAEIFDSLCAGTSGLHPMRGFERSYYTGDRLYEIDDRGAAGDVPGRATAFLLEAIAQALAEAGVDERLGDIPVLVGTGLRELRSVELWARGEVPYTAGELHFGTALRERFGATMTHTVSNACSASLYALSLGTDLLAAGAETVVVAGVDAVTESMVGIADRLQSVAPDAVRPFDRNRRGTILGEGASAVVLRRTEDPARPAPGRVRGVAVNCDAHHTTAPEPGSIATAIRDAHRRAGVTPEDIDLVMLHGTGTHANDAAEARAIRAVFGPAPQKALMTAMKSMTGHTSGASGLHSLIVALRAMEGGLVPPTLGLDEPIEDVEEFRIVRDAAAPADLALAQVNAFGFGGINAVALVAGRR from the coding sequence TTGAGCGAGCACGCAGGCTGGCCGATCGCCGGAACCGGCGCGGTGGCCTCCATCGGCCGGACCCCGGCCGAGATCTTCGATTCCCTGTGCGCGGGCACGTCCGGCCTGCATCCGATGCGGGGCTTCGAGCGGTCGTACTACACGGGCGACCGGCTGTACGAGATCGACGACCGCGGCGCCGCCGGGGACGTACCGGGGCGGGCCACCGCCTTCCTCCTCGAAGCGATCGCGCAGGCGCTCGCCGAGGCCGGTGTCGACGAGCGGCTCGGCGACATCCCGGTACTGGTCGGCACCGGCCTGCGGGAGCTGCGCTCGGTCGAGCTGTGGGCCCGCGGCGAAGTCCCGTACACGGCCGGGGAGCTGCACTTCGGCACCGCGCTGCGGGAGCGCTTCGGCGCGACCATGACCCACACCGTCTCCAACGCCTGCTCGGCGTCGCTCTACGCGCTGTCGCTGGGCACCGACCTGCTGGCGGCGGGCGCCGAGACCGTGGTCGTGGCCGGTGTCGACGCCGTCACCGAGAGCATGGTGGGGATCGCCGACCGGCTCCAGTCGGTGGCACCGGACGCCGTACGCCCCTTCGACCGCAACCGGAGGGGCACGATCCTCGGCGAGGGCGCCTCGGCCGTGGTGCTGCGCCGCACCGAGGACCCGGCCCGTCCGGCCCCCGGCCGGGTGCGCGGCGTAGCCGTCAACTGCGACGCCCACCACACCACCGCCCCGGAGCCCGGCAGCATCGCCACCGCGATCCGCGACGCGCACCGCAGGGCCGGTGTCACCCCCGAGGACATCGACCTGGTGATGCTGCACGGCACCGGAACCCACGCCAACGACGCCGCCGAAGCCCGGGCCATCCGGGCGGTGTTCGGCCCCGCCCCCCAGAAGGCACTGATGACGGCAATGAAGTCGATGACCGGCCACACGTCCGGAGCCTCCGGACTGCACAGCCTGATCGTCGCGCTGCGGGCCATGGAAGGCGGTCTCGTCCCGCCGACGCTCGGTCTGGACGAACCGATCGAGGACGTCGAGGAGTTCCGGATCGTGCGGGACGCGGCCGCACCGGCGGACCTGGCCCTTGCGCAGGTCAACGCCTTCGGCTTCGGCGGGATCAACGCGGTCGCACTCGTGGCCGGCCGGCGATGA
- a CDS encoding beta-ketoacyl-[acyl-carrier-protein] synthase family protein: protein MASRDRRVVLTGLGVLSSIGTGVEEFTAGLRSGRSGAGPITVFDTAGFEHSTGCGLGEFDAEAWIQNLPVDSLGPATRFSVSAARMAVADAGLDLGTLRERPGMISIGTTDGESRDLDELVETQLAHGHAAMDRQVASRLRAARLSSAVALELGLTDVEAVTIPTACAAGNYAIGYGYDAVRSGDVDFALCGGADAMCRKTFAGFYRLGTIAPDLCRPFDADRKGILTGEGAGVLVLEDLESALARGARIYAEVLGYGLNCDAYHQVAPDLSSVARVMSLALENAGVQPHEVDLISAHGTGTKANDITESQAIREIYGDEPPRTVSVKSMLGHTMGAASALAAIACALAITHRFIPPTINHNRTDPECRIDCVPNHAVEADLRIVQNNGLGFGGNNAVAVLGRYEESR from the coding sequence ATGGCGTCACGTGACAGGCGGGTGGTCCTGACCGGCCTCGGAGTGCTGTCGAGCATCGGGACCGGGGTCGAGGAGTTCACCGCCGGCCTGCGGTCCGGGCGCAGCGGTGCCGGGCCGATCACGGTGTTCGACACCGCCGGCTTCGAGCACTCCACCGGCTGCGGGCTCGGCGAGTTCGACGCGGAGGCCTGGATCCAGAACCTTCCCGTCGACTCGCTGGGCCCCGCGACCCGGTTCTCCGTGTCGGCGGCGCGGATGGCGGTCGCGGACGCCGGTCTCGACCTCGGGACGCTGCGCGAGCGGCCCGGCATGATCTCCATCGGCACCACCGACGGCGAGTCGCGCGACTTGGACGAGCTGGTGGAGACCCAGCTGGCCCACGGCCACGCGGCCATGGACCGGCAGGTCGCGAGCCGCCTGCGGGCCGCCCGGCTGTCCTCGGCCGTGGCCCTGGAGCTGGGCCTCACGGACGTGGAGGCGGTGACCATCCCGACCGCCTGCGCCGCCGGCAACTACGCCATCGGCTACGGCTACGACGCGGTCCGCTCCGGGGACGTCGACTTCGCCCTGTGCGGCGGCGCGGACGCCATGTGCCGCAAGACCTTCGCCGGTTTCTACCGGCTCGGCACCATCGCCCCCGACCTCTGCCGCCCCTTCGACGCCGACCGCAAGGGCATCCTCACCGGTGAGGGCGCCGGCGTACTGGTCCTGGAGGACCTGGAGTCGGCGCTCGCCCGCGGGGCCCGCATCTACGCCGAGGTGCTCGGCTACGGCCTCAACTGCGACGCCTACCACCAGGTCGCGCCGGACCTCTCCAGCGTGGCCCGGGTGATGTCGCTCGCGCTGGAGAACGCGGGCGTGCAGCCGCACGAGGTCGACCTCATCTCGGCCCACGGCACCGGCACGAAGGCCAACGACATCACGGAGTCCCAGGCGATCCGGGAGATCTACGGCGACGAGCCGCCGCGCACGGTGTCGGTCAAGTCGATGCTCGGGCACACCATGGGCGCGGCGAGCGCGCTGGCCGCGATCGCCTGCGCGCTGGCGATCACCCACCGCTTCATCCCGCCGACCATCAACCACAACCGCACCGACCCGGAGTGCCGGATCGACTGCGTGCCCAACCACGCCGTCGAGGCGGACCTGCGGATCGTGCAGAACAACGGTCTCGGCTTCGGGGGCAACAACGCGGTCGCGGTCCTGGGCCGGTACGAGGAGTCCCGTTGA
- a CDS encoding acyl carrier protein, whose product MPEKEVTTVATTTDANFAKIKEIVCEILELEEEEVTTEGLFNEEYGADSLRAIEILGALEREFGVVIDQAELGRMTNLQGVYDVVSETAGWAKK is encoded by the coding sequence ATGCCGGAGAAAGAGGTCACGACTGTGGCAACGACCACCGACGCCAATTTCGCGAAGATTAAGGAAATCGTCTGCGAAATCCTTGAGCTCGAAGAGGAAGAGGTCACGACCGAGGGCCTGTTCAACGAGGAGTACGGCGCCGACTCGCTGCGCGCCATCGAGATCCTGGGTGCGCTGGAGCGTGAGTTCGGGGTGGTCATCGACCAGGCCGAGCTGGGCCGGATGACGAACCTCCAGGGCGTCTACGACGTGGTCTCCGAAACCGCGGGCTGGGCGAAGAAGTAA
- a CDS encoding O-methyltransferase, which produces MRIQVSITEELQDYIADVSLSEPAPLAELREETSRLDERNMQVSPEQGQFLSVLLRAIGAKRTLEVGVFTGYSLLRTALTLPADGRVTACDISDEWARTALGHCERAGVADKVDLRIGDARQSLAALVEEEGAAGGYDFVFLDADKEGYETYYEYALTLLRPGGLLAADNVLWSGRVIDESVQDSETRALRSFNTKLRGDDRVDLCMLPFADGLTLAVKR; this is translated from the coding sequence ATGAGAATCCAGGTCAGCATCACCGAGGAACTCCAGGACTACATCGCGGACGTCTCCCTGTCCGAACCGGCGCCGCTCGCCGAGCTGCGCGAGGAGACCTCGCGGCTCGACGAGCGCAACATGCAGGTCTCGCCCGAGCAGGGCCAGTTCCTGTCCGTGCTGCTGCGCGCCATCGGCGCCAAGCGGACCCTGGAGGTCGGGGTCTTCACCGGCTACAGCCTGCTGCGCACCGCGCTGACCCTGCCCGCCGACGGCCGCGTCACGGCCTGCGACATCAGCGACGAGTGGGCGAGGACCGCGCTCGGGCACTGTGAGCGGGCGGGCGTGGCGGACAAGGTGGACCTGCGGATCGGCGACGCCCGGCAGAGCCTGGCCGCCCTCGTCGAGGAGGAGGGCGCGGCCGGCGGTTACGACTTCGTGTTCCTGGACGCGGACAAGGAGGGCTACGAGACGTACTACGAGTACGCCCTGACCCTGCTGCGGCCGGGCGGGCTGCTGGCCGCCGACAACGTGCTGTGGTCCGGGCGGGTCATCGACGAGTCGGTGCAGGACTCCGAGACCCGGGCGCTGCGCTCCTTCAACACCAAGCTGCGCGGCGACGACCGGGTCGACCTGTGCATGCTGCCGTTCGCCGACGGCCTGACGCTCGCCGTCAAGCGCTGA
- a CDS encoding phytoene desaturase family protein, producing MTTTSTEEQWDAIVVGGGLGSLTCAAYLAAAGRRVLVLEQHDWAGGNSHVFRRRRAYEFDVGVHYLGDCGPDGVIPAILSGLGAGDRVRFRELDRDCFDEVRVPGLTLDVPADWNAYLTRLQRALPEDAEGLRTFTGICRAVGGEQRWALLTDATLPQIAAGTENVRAWGRRPLAELFDHCGLSTRARTVLAAQSPNYGMGPDVATVATHATVTDHYLRGAYVPEGGGQVLAATLVEVLEAHGGELRTRSRVASIDVTDRTATGVRLTDGTSFTAPLVISGADYRRTVLDLVGEEHFSPRIVRATREATMGLPFATLYVALDRPPARRSEANLWWYDHEDIGDLYRGLHAGEQPDDVRFLFVSFASLKEPGARHLAPPGHANFQLMTMCPPGYRHWGVERGPAEGGRYRREPAYLAEKQRFTEAVLRAGERALGPFREHITHLELATPLTQERYTLSTGGSPFGLATWGATGARPDTATGVGGLHVVGQSTRYGSGITGVMVSGIACASRILGRRLLTAAHTGAVFGDRDRLPARAADWDPLAVSRGAARRDARGLAKVD from the coding sequence TTGACCACCACCAGCACCGAAGAGCAGTGGGACGCCATCGTCGTGGGGGGCGGCCTCGGCAGCCTGACCTGCGCCGCCTATCTCGCCGCCGCGGGACGGCGGGTGCTCGTGCTCGAACAGCACGACTGGGCGGGCGGCAACAGCCACGTCTTCCGCCGCCGCCGTGCCTACGAGTTCGACGTCGGCGTGCACTACCTGGGCGACTGCGGGCCCGACGGCGTCATCCCGGCCATCCTGTCGGGCCTCGGCGCGGGCGACCGGGTGCGTTTCCGCGAGCTGGACCGCGACTGCTTCGACGAGGTCCGCGTCCCCGGCCTCACGCTCGACGTGCCCGCCGACTGGAACGCGTACCTGACGCGGCTCCAGCGGGCGCTGCCCGAGGACGCGGAGGGCCTGCGCACCTTCACCGGGATCTGCCGGGCCGTCGGCGGTGAACAACGCTGGGCGCTGCTCACCGACGCCACGCTGCCGCAGATCGCCGCGGGCACCGAGAACGTACGGGCCTGGGGCAGGCGGCCGCTGGCCGAACTGTTCGACCACTGCGGCCTCTCCACCCGGGCCCGCACGGTGCTCGCCGCCCAGTCGCCGAACTACGGCATGGGCCCGGACGTCGCGACGGTGGCCACCCACGCCACGGTGACCGACCACTACCTCCGCGGCGCCTACGTCCCCGAAGGCGGCGGGCAGGTGCTGGCCGCGACGCTCGTCGAGGTCCTGGAGGCGCACGGCGGCGAGCTGCGCACCCGCAGCCGGGTCGCCTCGATCGACGTCACGGACCGCACGGCCACCGGTGTGCGCCTGACGGACGGGACCTCGTTCACCGCGCCGCTGGTGATCTCCGGCGCCGACTACCGGCGCACGGTCCTCGACCTCGTCGGCGAGGAGCACTTCAGCCCGCGCATCGTCCGCGCGACCCGGGAGGCGACGATGGGGCTGCCCTTCGCCACCCTCTACGTCGCCCTCGACCGGCCGCCGGCGCGGCGGTCCGAGGCCAACCTCTGGTGGTACGACCACGAGGACATCGGCGACCTCTACCGCGGACTGCACGCGGGCGAGCAACCCGACGACGTGCGCTTCCTCTTCGTCTCGTTCGCCTCCCTGAAGGAGCCCGGTGCGCGGCACCTGGCCCCTCCGGGACACGCGAACTTCCAGCTGATGACGATGTGCCCGCCCGGCTACCGGCACTGGGGCGTCGAGCGGGGGCCGGCCGAGGGAGGCCGCTACCGCCGCGAGCCCGCCTACCTGGCGGAGAAGCAGCGCTTCACGGAGGCCGTGCTGCGAGCCGGGGAGCGGGCGCTCGGGCCGTTCCGGGAGCACATCACGCATCTGGAGCTGGCCACCCCGCTGACCCAGGAGCGCTACACGCTCTCCACCGGCGGCTCCCCGTTCGGCCTGGCCACCTGGGGCGCCACGGGCGCCAGGCCGGACACCGCGACCGGCGTCGGGGGCCTGCACGTCGTCGGCCAGAGCACCCGCTACGGCAGCGGCATCACGGGCGTGATGGTCAGCGGCATCGCCTGCGCCTCCCGGATCCTCGGGCGGCGGCTGCTGACCGCGGCGCACACGGGCGCGGTCTTCGGGGACCGGGACAGGCTGCCCGCGCGCGCCGCGGACTGGGATCCCCTCGCCGTCTCCCGGGGGGCGGCGCGGCGGGACGCGCGCGGACTGGCCAAGGTGGACTGA
- a CDS encoding beta-ketoacyl synthase N-terminal-like domain-containing protein → MTGIRPVITAWSAISPFGFGADAFRAGLRGGVPAAAPGAGAARLVPDFDGRAVLGKKGTRSMDRVTALSVAAVRELVDRPDAPAAPAGGPAPGLVLGTTGSVQSTMDFTRSSLDGERPFYVDAARFPNTVMNCAAGQCAIWHGLKGPNATVAGGRAAGLLALNYARRLQAGGRAGTLYCGGAEEYSDARAHLHQHAQGTPGTPGTAVLGEGAAVLRLEPGGSGADGAAERDGLAEVVALEFGVYEDAGEIPATLLRCLRRVLERAGARPEDVALVAPGAAEGPEQEALSALFGHRPPAQTDCAALIGDQAAAAAAFQVLTVLVRAEEDPALAGRLALVTAVDHDGTLGCALLRPYPAR, encoded by the coding sequence GTGACAGGCATACGACCCGTCATCACGGCATGGTCGGCGATCTCGCCCTTCGGGTTCGGCGCGGACGCCTTCCGGGCGGGGCTGCGGGGCGGGGTTCCGGCCGCCGCCCCAGGGGCCGGGGCCGCCCGGCTGGTTCCGGACTTCGACGGCCGTGCCGTGCTCGGCAAGAAGGGCACCCGTTCGATGGACCGGGTCACCGCGCTGTCGGTGGCGGCGGTCCGCGAGCTGGTGGACCGGCCGGACGCGCCCGCCGCCCCGGCCGGTGGCCCGGCCCCCGGCCTGGTGCTCGGCACCACCGGCAGCGTGCAGTCCACGATGGACTTCACGCGCAGCTCCCTCGACGGGGAGCGGCCGTTCTACGTCGACGCGGCCCGTTTCCCCAACACGGTGATGAACTGCGCGGCCGGCCAGTGCGCGATCTGGCACGGGCTCAAGGGCCCGAACGCGACGGTCGCGGGCGGCCGCGCGGCCGGTCTCCTCGCGCTGAACTACGCGCGCAGGCTGCAAGCGGGCGGCCGCGCGGGGACGCTGTACTGCGGCGGCGCCGAGGAGTACTCCGACGCGCGGGCGCACCTGCACCAGCACGCGCAGGGCACCCCGGGCACCCCCGGCACCGCGGTTCTCGGCGAGGGGGCGGCGGTACTGCGCCTGGAGCCGGGCGGATCCGGCGCCGACGGCGCCGCCGAGCGGGACGGCCTGGCGGAGGTCGTCGCGCTGGAGTTCGGCGTGTACGAGGACGCCGGGGAGATCCCCGCGACCCTGCTGCGCTGTCTGCGCCGGGTGCTGGAGCGGGCCGGGGCACGGCCCGAGGACGTCGCGCTCGTCGCCCCGGGCGCGGCCGAAGGACCCGAACAGGAGGCGCTCTCCGCGCTGTTCGGCCACCGGCCTCCCGCGCAGACCGACTGCGCCGCACTGATCGGTGACCAGGCGGCCGCCGCGGCCGCCTTCCAGGTCCTCACCGTGCTCGTCCGGGCCGAGGAAGACCCGGCGCTCGCCGGCCGTCTCGCGCTGGTCACCGCGGTCGATCACGACGGCACTCTCGGCTGCGCGCTGCTGCGGCCGTATCCCGCACGCTGA
- a CDS encoding beta-ketoacyl-[acyl-carrier-protein] synthase family protein, which yields MITGLGAVSSIGTSVTEFLAGLRSGRSAVRPISAFDTTGFEHANGCEIADFDPGRWIERLDPEELGRAARFAVAAARMAADHAGLTSQVLADSRVLVAVGTTDGETRDLDRLVARDLAEPGAADPRIARRASASRLSASVAREFALADAEAVTIPTACAAGNYAIGYGLDAIRAGDADLAFCGGADAVCLKTFAGFYRLGTIAPDVCRPFDLDRKGILTGEGSGILVLESLESALARGARIHAEVLGYGLNCDAYHQVAPLEESVADCMRLAVEDAGVKPEEVDLISAHGTGTKANDSTEASAIHAVFGDRPPRTVSMKSMLGHTMGAASALAAIGCTLALEHGFIPPTINHTTTDPDCGLDCVPNESVAADLRIVQNNGLAFGGNNAVVILGRYDGGAA from the coding sequence GTGATTACCGGGCTCGGCGCAGTTTCCAGCATCGGCACCTCGGTCACCGAATTCCTCGCCGGACTGCGCTCGGGCCGCAGTGCGGTCCGGCCGATATCCGCGTTCGACACCACCGGCTTCGAGCATGCCAACGGCTGCGAGATAGCCGACTTCGACCCGGGGCGCTGGATCGAGCGGCTCGACCCCGAAGAGCTGGGCCGGGCGGCCCGGTTCGCCGTGGCCGCCGCGAGGATGGCCGCGGATCACGCCGGGCTGACCTCTCAAGTGCTGGCCGACAGCCGCGTCCTGGTGGCCGTCGGCACGACCGACGGCGAGACCCGCGACCTCGACCGTCTGGTGGCGCGGGACCTCGCGGAGCCGGGTGCGGCGGACCCGCGCATCGCCCGCCGGGCCTCCGCCTCCCGCCTCTCGGCCTCCGTCGCCCGCGAGTTCGCGCTCGCCGACGCCGAGGCGGTGACCATCCCGACGGCGTGCGCCGCCGGCAACTACGCGATCGGCTACGGCCTCGACGCCATCCGCGCGGGCGACGCCGACCTGGCCTTCTGCGGCGGCGCGGACGCGGTCTGCCTCAAGACCTTCGCCGGGTTCTACCGGCTGGGCACCATCGCCCCCGACGTCTGCCGCCCCTTCGACCTCGACCGCAAGGGCATCCTCACCGGCGAGGGCTCGGGGATCCTGGTCCTCGAAAGCCTGGAGTCGGCGCTCGCCCGCGGCGCCCGCATCCACGCCGAGGTGCTGGGATACGGCCTCAACTGCGACGCGTACCACCAGGTCGCGCCGCTGGAGGAGAGCGTCGCAGACTGCATGCGGCTCGCGGTCGAGGACGCGGGCGTCAAGCCGGAGGAGGTGGACCTCATCTCGGCGCACGGCACCGGCACGAAGGCCAACGACAGCACCGAGGCGAGCGCGATCCACGCGGTCTTCGGCGACCGGCCGCCGCGCACGGTGTCGATGAAGTCCATGCTCGGGCACACCATGGGCGCGGCCAGCGCGCTGGCCGCGATCGGCTGCACCCTGGCCCTGGAGCACGGCTTCATCCCGCCGACCATCAACCACACCACGACCGACCCCGACTGCGGCCTCGACTGCGTGCCCAACGAGTCGGTGGCGGCGGACCTGCGGATCGTGCAGAACAACGGGCTCGCCTTCGGGGGCAACAACGCGGTGGTCATCCTCGGCCGCTACGACGGAGGAGCAGCGTGA
- a CDS encoding MbtH family protein — protein sequence MTNPFDDNEAVFSVLVNGEGQHSLWPAFADVPEGWTAQLSGSSREACLAYIEENWTDMRPKSLREAS from the coding sequence ATGACGAATCCGTTCGACGACAACGAGGCGGTCTTCTCTGTTCTGGTGAACGGTGAAGGACAGCATTCGCTCTGGCCGGCATTTGCCGACGTGCCGGAGGGGTGGACCGCGCAGCTCTCCGGGAGCAGCCGCGAGGCCTGCCTGGCCTACATCGAGGAGAACTGGACGGACATGCGGCCGAAGAGCCTGCGCGAAGCCTCCTGA